The genomic stretch CAACCTTTTCAACACCTTCTGCCGTGAGATTCACTAACTTGTCTTTTTCATTAACAATAAAGTCGCCTTCTTCTTCCACATCCTCATTCATAAGGGCAGCCATCTTTGTAAGTTCACCGCTGACTTTACCTTTTGTAAGCTGTCTGGCAAGAATATCACAGGCTTCATATAATTTTGTAGATTTGCCGCTCTGTCCGGAAATGATAAGAGGAGTTCTGGCTTCATCGATTAAAACGGAGTCAACTTCATCGATTACTGCAAAGTTAAGTCCTCTTTGTACCAGCTGTTCCTTATAGATAACCATGTTATCTCTCAGGTAATCAAAACCTAATTCGTTGTTGGTCGCATATGTGATATCACAGGCATATGCTTCTCTTCTCTGGTCATTGTCCATGCTGTTTAAGATAACGCCAACTTTTAAGCCCAGATACTCATGTATCTGGCCCATCCACTCGGAGTCACGCTTTGCAAGGTAATCATTTACGGTTACGATATGAACACCTTTACCTTCAAGAGCATTTAAGTAAACAGGAAGCGTAGAGGTAAGTGTCTTTCCTTCACCGGTCTTCTGCTCTGAAATTCTTCCCTGATGCAGAATAACACCACCATAGAGCTGTACACGGAAATGTCTTAACCCAAGGGTTCTTACAGCCGCTTCCCTCACTACTGCATAGGCTTCAGGAAGGATATCATCCAGTGTTTCACCGTTCTTCAGTCTGTTTTTAAACTCTGCGGTCTTGTTTTTTAGTTCCGCATCGGACAATACCTTTATAGAGGGTTCCAATGCTTCAATCTTGTCAACTATGGGCGTAATAAGCTTTATTTCCCTTTGACTGTGTGTACCAAATATTTTCGTTACGAGACTCATACTATTCACTCCTGTATTTATTTCAATGGATACTAAGTCAATTCCGGTAAAAATAATTTTTTCATAAAATACATTGTATCATTTCCCCAGTTAGTAATCAACCTTTTTGTAAGAAAAGACGATAACAGGCAAAAAAAGGGGCTGTAAAAACAGCCCCCCTGTAATCATTTTTAATTTGCTTCATTCAGAATCCAACACCATGAGAATAATTATTAACCAGCCTAATGGTTCGTTATTTCTATTCCACGTATTAGAATTCAGGTTCAATTAAACCATAAGTATTACCTTTACGTTTATACACAACATTTACTTCATCTGTTTCAGCATTCCTGTATACAAAGAAATTATGTCCTAAGAGTTCCATCTGTACACAAGCTTCTTCGGGATCCATGGGTTTAATGGCGAACCTCTTTGTACGGAATATCTTAATATTGTTCTCTTCTTCATAGGAATCATCAATAAATTCCTGATTAAGATTAATGGTTGCCTGCTTTTGTTCGATTAATTTATTCTTATATTTTCTTAACTGACGTTCAATAATCTCTTCGACCAGGTCAATGGATACATACATATCAGTGCTTGTCTGCTCTGCTCTTACCATACTACCCTTCATTGGGATAGTGACCTCAATTTTCTGCCTTTCTTTTTCCACACTCATCGTTACATGGATTTCAGTATCAGGAGTGAAATATCTTTCTAGTTTACCGATTTTCTCATATACAGCTGTCTTAAGACCCTCTGTCACTTCGATGTTTTTGCCACTTATAATGTAACGCATTCGAATCAACTCCTTTTAACTTATTTAATGCTTAAGCTTAATATTACTTAGGCTTAACATTATTATAACACACCCCAGAATTTGTGACAAGTTATTTCCCTTTAAGAATTCTTCCTACTTGGTAACTTGTAGCTACTATATCTTAAATTGTTCGCGAATTCTCATTCATTGTACGTCATATGTGATAATTTTTTGACAGTTACAAATTATACCATTTTACAAAAGGTAATTTACATAATTTTTATATTATCATAACTTACAAAACAAATTTTCTACCTTGACATCCCCTCCAGATTCCACAATAGTGGTTAAAAATTGTGGATAATGTGGATAACTCCGTGTATAACTTTTTTTATGAGTAAAAATAGGCCTTTTTTATTGTGGATAACTTTTGGATAAACTCGGCCAACTTTTTTGCTTCCATTAATTAACTTAGTCTCCAAACTAGATTTTGTGCATTTTGTATATTTTAGCTTTTGTCAATAAAATTCACTCCAGATTTCTTTATTCCGCAAATAAGCTGATTTTGAACAATTATCAAAAAATTCTATTAAATGATTATTTTGAGGCTCTTTTTTAGAAAATTAAATGAATAACAAAGGTTTTGCCAGTCATAGCCTTGCCTCCCTGAAAGAAATAAGAACAGCAATGTTATTTTTCATTTCAATCCAGATGCACATGGAACTGTTGGTATCTGGCATGGGTATATTGGGAGGCAAAAAAGATCTGTATCTTCCTGCCCTTTGGTATTACATAACGCACCATTTCACTATACCCAGGTAGTAAATGGGTTCGGAAACAGCGTATAATTCCAATTTTTGTTCTGATTTTACAGACTCGAACGTTGTTTTACCGTCATTCATATGGCAATCTGTCTTAAGTGTTCCTAAAATTCATCCCACAGAGCTTTTTCTATAATAAGGCAATCTCCGAGTACATAAAAAGTACCGCAGATAGTGTAACCTATCTGCGGTACTTATATACTGTTTACTATTTTACGATTCGTTTTACCTTATAAGGAGAACGGTAATTGTAGCTGGATACTTTGATTCCTGTCCTAGCTGTGCTGGCATTAACAACCTTACCATTTCCAATGTACATGGCAACGTGATTAATTGAGCCACTGGAATTTGTATAAAAAATTAAATCTCCAGGCTGCACATTGTTGATGCTTACTTCATAACCTGCACTTGAGGCCTGATCTCTGGAGGTTCTTGGAATACTATAACCAAAATGGGCATACACAGATTGTACAAATCCGGAACAGTCTGCACCATTTGTTAAGCTTGTCCCACCCCAAACATAGGGATTTCCAACAAAGTTTAATGCATAATTTGCTATTGTACTTCCGCTTCCTGAACCGGATGCAGAATTATTTGAGGAGCTTGAGCTTGATGAGCTTGAAGAACCGGAATTGGAGGAGCTTGAATTCTTGGAACCATTGCTCTTGTTGGAATTGGCGGCTGCATTAGCTGCCGCTTGTCTCTGTCTCTCAGCTTCTTTATCTCTTGCTAATTGTTCAAGTCTTTCCGCTTCTGCCTTCTTCGCTGCCTCTTCTGCAGCAAGCTTGGCCATCTCTTCTTCTATTGAAATAGCATATTTGAATTTTACATCCAATTTAATAAAATCTTTTGATACGTAACCTGTCTCGCCTTCATCGATTTCAACTTTTACCCACTTGTCGTATTCTTTGGTTACATAATAAGATTCTCCGAGCGGTATCATAGTTGTTATGGCACTATCTTTCGTTGGCTTCTCTCTTACAAATAATGTTTCCGTATCAACAGTAGCATACTTATCTGCAAATTCATCTACCTGCTTCTCCGCTTCTTCACCGATTGCAAGAAATTCTGATTTGATATAACCTTTGACCTTACCGGATTTTATCTTTACCCATTCGCCTTTTGTTTCCAGGATATCTGTAGCACATCCTCTGTAGAGCTTACCGACAATTTCACTGTCCGTATTGGGTTCCTTTCGAATATTAACATAGTCATTGGCTATGGAAATTCCTAAGTTTTCGTAAGGTGATTTCACTTTTTCCACTTCACTGCTGCTTGGCTCGTCCTTTTGTTTTACCAATGTTTCAAGTAATTGTTCTGCTTCGCCTTTCTCCTCAGTGGCTGTAGCTACATAATAATTATCCAGAGCAGGCATAATACCTGCCAAACCAACATCTGATGCACTCTCCGCTGCCTGAACCTTCACTCCCATTCCTAACGAAAAGAGCAGCGCAGCTGTACACAAGGATGCTTTAACAGCAGTACTTCTAAGCATTTGATATGTAACCTCCTTACGGTTTTCTCGAATGTGACAAATAATTAAATAGAAATTAAATATATGTTATCGCGTATTATAATCATCATGAAATGTTACAAATTTATTAAATATCCTGTGATAATTATATCAAAGCATACTACTGCTGTCAACGCATAATTTAACATATTTTAAGCTTTATTTGTTCATATTCGTAAAACCGTCTCAAATGTTACAAATTGTCTATATATATTTATTTTTACAGACTATTAAGGTATTTTTCAACCCCGGTAACTGCATTTGCGCCATCGGAAGCTGCAGTTATTATCTGTCTTAACTCTTTTGTTCGAATATCTCCCGCTGCAAATACACCCGGAACATTTGTTATTCCAGATTCATCCGCTTTGATATATCCGCCGGGTGCCAGTTCAAGCACATCTTTATAAACCTCTGAGCTGGGATTATAACCTACTGCAATGAATATACCATCCACCGCCAATTCCTTCTTATCTCCGCTTTTTAGGTTCTTAACCTGTATTTTCTCAACGACTTCGCCGCCGTTAATTTCTTCTACTACACTATCCCAGATTACTTCCACATTCTCCATGGATAACAGTTTACTGATATAGGTCTTGGCTGCCCTGAATTCATCCCTTCTGTGTATAACATATACTTTCTTACATAACCTTGCCAAGAAGATTGCATCCTCCACTGCTACATCTCCGCCGCCGACTACGGCTGTAACTTTATTTCGGAAAAAAGCTCCGTCGCAGGTAGCACAATAAGATACTCCCATGCCCGCAAGTCTTTCCTCACCTTCTACCATCAGTTTTCTGGGATTAGCACCTGTTGCAATTATGGCTGTTTTTGAGCGTATAACAGTTCCATCATCCAAGGTTATGACTTTAATATCCTCTTCTAACTGGAAGTCCTTCACTTCACCGGTTACAAAAGGCAGATTCATCTTATCACAATGCTCCCTGAATCTGGTTGCCAGCTCAAAACCGCTGATTCCAGGTATGCCAGGATAATTGTCAACTTCATAAGTGTTAATTATCTGCCCTCCGCTTATTGGTGCCTTCTCTACTACAACTGTATCCAGTTCTGCTCTTCCAGCATAAAGTGCCGCAGTTAATCCTGCCGGGCCTGATCCGATAACAGCCAACTCATATATCTTACCCATGATAAATCCTCCATTCATTGAACTTATAATACCCTGATGTAAAAACGGATATACATTTGCTTATTAATTGCTTACAATTTAATTGCATCTATATTGTATCACATTTTACAAAAAAGAAAAGCCCTAAATTATCAAAAGAGAGAAGCTGCATCATATTACCTGTTGGTAACAGGAATGTCAGGCAGCTTCTCTATCTTTCTTTAACTGCAGTCCGCTGATTTGTTCCTTATCAGGAACTTTTTAAAGCTACTGCACCTTTTATTCTTCGCGATTTTAGAATATCTGACTGCAACATATTATATCAGATAATTCTTAATATTGTATATAAATCCTAAAATGACTGTTGTATATCCTTCTCTGGAGGCTGCTTCATTTGCTCCGCTTCCTGCCAGTTCACTGGCAATCATAATAAGAATACAGACAATGATTCCAATTACCAGGCTGGGTGTGACAAATCGTACTTTCTCAGATTCATCTCCATTCTCTGCCACAGGTTCCTTTTTTCTAAAAATGCTTTTTATATGCTCCCATCTTCCTGAATTATCAGCAAGCACCCGGAATACAAAGAAAGCAATAACAGTGGATACCACTGCAAGGGGTAATAACACCGAAATTATATACACAGGTGTAATTTCTGCTGCTGCCTGCATTACCTCTTCCTGACTTACACCGTTACCGGTCATTCCATCGGACAGTTCTAAAAGCTTGGGGTACAGGGTAAGGCTGACCACTGAGGTTCCGTTTATAATAAAATGAACTATCATTGTTGACAGGATAGAGCCTGTTGCTTCTATAATAAGCGCAAATATCATACCCAGTACAAAAGCATAAGAAAATTGATTAAAATTCTGATGAATCAGTCCAAATAACAATCCGCTGATAAAAATACCTTTCAAGGGATTGGCTTTACGGTAATTCTGAAACAATACACCTCGGTAAACGCTTTCTTCAAATATACACGGTACGACAGCAACCATTAGGAGACTTATCCAAAATCCATTGTTACCTATAAGATTATCAATAACAGCCGTTGTATCGTTTCTGACAAAAAGCATGGATATTGAATTTATCAATCCCATAAGAGGCATGATCAGGAAGGTCAGAATAACCAACAACACCACATTTCCGACGCTTATCTTATGGAATCCAATTGCCTGAGAGAGCCCCTCCTTACTCTTTATAAGGTAAATTACAGAAGGTATGATCAATAGCAGCTGAGATATTATCAGAGCAAAAATAATGTTATTTGTTCTATCATATACCCAGGGATTAATTATTATTCCGGCAAAAGTAATCAATACTGTTGCCAGGAACACTCTGTTAACCGATTTTACTTGGTTCATAAACTTACTCCTGCTTCTCTTCCTGCTTTTTTATTATGATATGCAGCCATTCGTCAAGATTTGCTTCTCCAAGGTTCTCTGTACTCTTCCATATTTCAAGAAGCTCAAGTCCCGCGTAACCGGCCAGGAAATCCTTCATCGCTTTTGTCTTAAAATTCTGAAAGTATCTCCCGTTAAGATATCCTGTAAAGTCACCATGCCCAAAGGACATATATAATATTCCACCGGGTTTTAACGCCTTGATGACTTTTTCAAAGACCCCTTTTAATTCCTCCGGGGAGATATGTATCAGTGCCGCACTGGCCCATATCCCATCAAATACTTCATCAAAATCCAGCTCGTCAAACTGCATGCAGAGTACATCCTGTCCAATATGGATGGAAGCAAGCTCACAGAGCTCTTCTGCTCCGTCAATGGCTGTTACATCATATCCGCTTTCGATAAACTCCAGGCTGTCCCTTCCGGAACCGCAGCCAAGATCTAATACTGCAGCACCTTCTGGTATGGCTGACATGAATTTGTTTCTGTTTTCTTCTGTATTGATATCTACTGTGTTCTCAAAATAAAGACTAGCATTCTTATTATAATAATCTATCGAGTCCAAAAAAGTCCTTCCTTTCAAATATAACCCCTTCGCAGACTATCCGCGATATTGTTTTCTTCTTATAGATACGCCACTGCTTCCACTTCTATGAGGACATCCTTAGGAAGTCTTGCAACTTCAACGCAGGAACGCGCCGGATAATTCTCTGTAAAATAGGAGGCGTAAACTTCATTTATGGTGGGAAAATCTTCCATGTTCTTTATAAATACTGTTGTTTTTACTACTTTCGTGAGATCCGAACCGCTGTCCTTTAGCAATGCGGAAAGACTCTTTAGAACCCTTTCTGCCTGCTTCTTTATATCTCCCTCCACAATGGTTCCGTCTTCAGGATTAATGGGAATTACACCAGAGGTATAAACCATGTTGTTAATGATAACAGCCTGTGAGTAAGGGCCGATTGCTGCAGGTGCATTTGTTGTGCTTACTATTTTCTTCATTTATATAACCTCCGTCTATTCATATTAAGAACTATTATATACTATACCGAAAGGTTTTTCACTATTTTTTATAAAAAATGCATCATTAATTCATTTTTATGCGGACAACCAGGGAAACATGAAAGAACTTCTATCATAATTCCATTACTTATGGTACAATTAGACATATGGGCTAAACATGTTTATATAAGTTCCAGCAGGCAAATAACAGGTTGTCTGCTTGGATAGGATATTCAGAAAAGAGGTTATATATGTACAGTTTTAACAGCAGAATACGCTACAGCGAAGTCTGCAGCAATAAGGAACTGGATTTTTTCTCAATTATTAACTATTTTCAAGACTGCAGTCTCTTTCATTCAGAATCAGTGGGACAGGGTTTTGATGACTTGGAACAAAGACACCGTATCTGGTTAATGAATGCCTGGCAGATCCAGGTTGCTCGTTTCCCTGTATTCGGTGAAGATATAAAAGTATCCACCTGGGCATATGATTTCAATGCTATGTATGGTTACCGAAATTTTCTCATAGAAGATAAACAGGGTAAAGTTTGTGCTAACGCAAATTCTATCTGGATATATATGGACACGGAAAATAACCGTCCTGTTAAGATTGATGAAGCTGTTGCCAGAGCCTATAAACCCGAGGAGCCTTATCCTATGGATTATGCCCCTCGCAAGATTTCTCTTCCTGACGACCTAATGGAAAGTACTCCCTTTCCGGTTCTCAGAAGAAATCTGGATACAAATAATCACGTAAATAATGGTGAATATATCCGTATGTCAGAAGAATTTATTCCCGATAATTTTAAACCTGCCGGTATGAGGGCAGAATATAGAAGATCAGCTGTTATGGGTGATATAATAATCCCTCTGATTCATCAGAGCGAAAGTGCTCTTACCATCGTACTTGCCGATGCAGCCAGGAAACCATATACCATTATTGAATACACCGCATAACCAAGAGGAGGTCTTATGATAAAATTAGGTGAAATACAAGAATTAGAAATGATAAAAAGTACTGATTTCGGTGTCTATCTGAAGGAACCGGGTAACACTACTGACGAACGTATCCTGCTGCCCAAAGCTCAGGTTCCAAAAACTTTAAAAACCGGTGACAGGATATCCGTATTTATTTATAAGGATTCTGATGACAGACCAATAGCGACGACCCTTACGCCAAAACTGACTTTAAGCGGAATCGAGGTAAGCAGACCGGAAATTCATCAAGTTGATGAGAGCGATGCGCTTGATAGCCAGAGTACTGAAAGTGCTGTTGATCAAAATAGCATTTCTGATAACAAAGTTACGCAGAGTAAGGTTGCTCTGAGCAAAGTTGCTCTTCTGCAGGTAAAGGAAGTGACTACCATCGGCGCCTTTTTAGACTGGGGATTGGCCAAGGATCTGCTTCTTCCCTTTAAGGAACAGACTGAAAGAGTTCATACAGGAGAACAGGTACTGGTTGCCTTATATATTGACAAAAGCAGCCGTCTCTGTGCCACAATGAAGGTGTATGAATATCTAAGACAGGATTCCCCTTATAAGAAAGGCGACAAAGTTCTTGGAACCGTTTATGAGATAAGCAGTAACTTCGGTGCTTTTGTAGCTGTTGATAATCTCTACAGCGGATTAATTCCACAAAAGGAATTAAAACGACCTCTGAAACCAGGTGACAGTGTAGAGGCAAGAGTTACAGCTGTTAAAGAAGACGGCAAGCTTGATCTAAGCCTTCAGGAAGCTATTCCTGTTCAGATTGATTCCGATGCAGAAATTATATACAGGCTGCTAACTGAGGCCGGCGGTTCTCTGCCTTATCACGATAAAACCGATCCCGCTATTATCTCCGAAAAATTCGGCTTAAGCAAAAATGCTTTTAAGCGCGCGATCGGAAGACTTATGAAAGAGCAGAAAATTAGAATAACCGCTGATGGAATTGAAGCTCTGGAAAACTAACAGAACAGCTAAAGCTAGTAAAAGTTCCGATTACCCCATCCCTGCAAAAATTTGTTATCCCAGGCAGCTACGAGGTATCGGAACTTTTATATTTTACCTTATATATATTGAAGCTATTTATTTTCCTCCTCTTTGAAGGAAATGCATTTTCTTCTCTTTCTCCTTAAATTCTTTCTTCTTCTCTTCCGAAATGTCCTCATAGAGACTGCCGAAATGGCTGGACAGCTTATCTTTGCAGTTTTTACAAAAACGTCCTGTTCGAATGGAAGCACCGCACATCTCGCATTCCAACGCTACCATGGAATCCTCCGTAAAAGCAAGTCTTTCCTCTCTGATCCATTTATGAATCTGCATCGTAGTTACTTCATTCGCTTCCGCTACTTCTTGAACTCCTGCTCTTGGGTTATCATAAATGTATTGTTTTACCTGATCGAATTTGTCATCAAGAGCCTTAAGACAGGAGGGACATAAAGGCGGACCTCCTATATAATTATATATCTTACCGCAGCTTTTACAATTTCTAACATCCATTGCAATCCTCCTTAGTAACCTTTTCCAATACATACGGTGACAAAGTAAACCTCATCTATACTATTTTTTTTGAGTATTCTGGAACAAGCTTCAATTGTACTGCCTGTAGTATAGATATCGTCTACTAAAAGTACTTTGTTTAGCTTATTACGAAAACTGTTTCTTTCTGTGAGGGAAAAGTCAAATGCTTCTGCCAGGTTCAGCGTACGTTCCTTATCATTGAGTTGTTTCTGGGGAAGCGTATCCTTTTTTCTTATAAGCAGATCAGATAAGACTGGTATCTCCAGTTTATCCCCTAAAATCCTGGCTAATACCTCTGCCTGATTATACCCTCTTTCCAATAACTTGCTTTTATGAATAGGGACCGGGATCAAAGCATCCGGTGAGATTTCCTCCATCTCCTCCCTATATGTTTTTAACAGCTCTTCGATATAGAATGCAGCATACTCTCTTCTTCCATAATTCTTAAACTCAGCCATGGATTTCTTCATTTCTTTGTTATATAACCATAGAGCTATGCCTCTGGTAAAATCACGGCTCTTCTTTTCACAGTCATAACAGTATTCTTTATTAACTTGTTCCATTGGTTTGCCGCAGCACTTACATTTCGGTTCCTCTATAAGAATAAGTTTTTTACGGCATTCTTTGCAGGATAGTTCTCCCCGTACATCTACGATTTCAGAGCATACGGGGCATCTGCGAGGGTA from Anaerocolumna sp. AGMB13020 encodes the following:
- a CDS encoding CvfB family protein, which encodes MIKLGEIQELEMIKSTDFGVYLKEPGNTTDERILLPKAQVPKTLKTGDRISVFIYKDSDDRPIATTLTPKLTLSGIEVSRPEIHQVDESDALDSQSTESAVDQNSISDNKVTQSKVALSKVALLQVKEVTTIGAFLDWGLAKDLLLPFKEQTERVHTGEQVLVALYIDKSSRLCATMKVYEYLRQDSPYKKGDKVLGTVYEISSNFGAFVAVDNLYSGLIPQKELKRPLKPGDSVEARVTAVKEDGKLDLSLQEAIPVQIDSDAEIIYRLLTEAGGSLPYHDKTDPAIISEKFGLSKNAFKRAIGRLMKEQKIRITADGIEALEN
- the hpf gene encoding ribosome hibernation-promoting factor, HPF/YfiA family, producing the protein MRYIISGKNIEVTEGLKTAVYEKIGKLERYFTPDTEIHVTMSVEKERQKIEVTIPMKGSMVRAEQTSTDMYVSIDLVEEIIERQLRKYKNKLIEQKQATINLNQEFIDDSYEEENNIKIFRTKRFAIKPMDPEEACVQMELLGHNFFVYRNAETDEVNVVYKRKGNTYGLIEPEF
- a CDS encoding RidA family protein, which encodes MKKIVSTTNAPAAIGPYSQAVIINNMVYTSGVIPINPEDGTIVEGDIKKQAERVLKSLSALLKDSGSDLTKVVKTTVFIKNMEDFPTINEVYASYFTENYPARSCVEVARLPKDVLIEVEAVAYL
- a CDS encoding class I SAM-dependent methyltransferase produces the protein MDSIDYYNKNASLYFENTVDINTEENRNKFMSAIPEGAAVLDLGCGSGRDSLEFIESGYDVTAIDGAEELCELASIHIGQDVLCMQFDELDFDEVFDGIWASAALIHISPEELKGVFEKVIKALKPGGILYMSFGHGDFTGYLNGRYFQNFKTKAMKDFLAGYAGLELLEIWKSTENLGEANLDEWLHIIIKKQEEKQE
- a CDS encoding CPBP family intramembrane glutamic endopeptidase produces the protein MNQVKSVNRVFLATVLITFAGIIINPWVYDRTNNIIFALIISQLLLIIPSVIYLIKSKEGLSQAIGFHKISVGNVVLLVILTFLIMPLMGLINSISMLFVRNDTTAVIDNLIGNNGFWISLLMVAVVPCIFEESVYRGVLFQNYRKANPLKGIFISGLLFGLIHQNFNQFSYAFVLGMIFALIIEATGSILSTMIVHFIINGTSVVSLTLYPKLLELSDGMTGNGVSQEEVMQAAAEITPVYIISVLLPLAVVSTVIAFFVFRVLADNSGRWEHIKSIFRKKEPVAENGDESEKVRFVTPSLVIGIIVCILIMIASELAGSGANEAASREGYTTVILGFIYNIKNYLI
- a CDS encoding ComF family protein, which encodes MFNSLLDILYPRRCPVCSEIVDVRGELSCKECRKKLILIEEPKCKCCGKPMEQVNKEYCYDCEKKSRDFTRGIALWLYNKEMKKSMAEFKNYGRREYAAFYIEELLKTYREEMEEISPDALIPVPIHKSKLLERGYNQAEVLARILGDKLEIPVLSDLLIRKKDTLPQKQLNDKERTLNLAEAFDFSLTERNSFRNKLNKVLLVDDIYTTGSTIEACSRILKKNSIDEVYFVTVCIGKGY
- a CDS encoding flagellar protein, with protein sequence MDVRNCKSCGKIYNYIGGPPLCPSCLKALDDKFDQVKQYIYDNPRAGVQEVAEANEVTTMQIHKWIREERLAFTEDSMVALECEMCGASIRTGRFCKNCKDKLSSHFGSLYEDISEEKKKEFKEKEKKMHFLQRGGK
- a CDS encoding C40 family peptidase; its protein translation is MLRSTAVKASLCTAALLFSLGMGVKVQAAESASDVGLAGIMPALDNYYVATATEEKGEAEQLLETLVKQKDEPSSSEVEKVKSPYENLGISIANDYVNIRKEPNTDSEIVGKLYRGCATDILETKGEWVKIKSGKVKGYIKSEFLAIGEEAEKQVDEFADKYATVDTETLFVREKPTKDSAITTMIPLGESYYVTKEYDKWVKVEIDEGETGYVSKDFIKLDVKFKYAISIEEEMAKLAAEEAAKKAEAERLEQLARDKEAERQRQAAANAAANSNKSNGSKNSSSSNSGSSSSSSSSSSNNSASGSGSGSTIANYALNFVGNPYVWGGTSLTNGADCSGFVQSVYAHFGYSIPRTSRDQASSAGYEVSINNVQPGDLIFYTNSSGSINHVAMYIGNGKVVNASTARTGIKVSSYNYRSPYKVKRIVK
- a CDS encoding acyl-[acyl-carrier-protein] thioesterase, which gives rise to MYSFNSRIRYSEVCSNKELDFFSIINYFQDCSLFHSESVGQGFDDLEQRHRIWLMNAWQIQVARFPVFGEDIKVSTWAYDFNAMYGYRNFLIEDKQGKVCANANSIWIYMDTENNRPVKIDEAVARAYKPEEPYPMDYAPRKISLPDDLMESTPFPVLRRNLDTNNHVNNGEYIRMSEEFIPDNFKPAGMRAEYRRSAVMGDIIIPLIHQSESALTIVLADAARKPYTIIEYTA
- the trxB gene encoding thioredoxin-disulfide reductase, with product MGKIYELAVIGSGPAGLTAALYAGRAELDTVVVEKAPISGGQIINTYEVDNYPGIPGISGFELATRFREHCDKMNLPFVTGEVKDFQLEEDIKVITLDDGTVIRSKTAIIATGANPRKLMVEGEERLAGMGVSYCATCDGAFFRNKVTAVVGGGDVAVEDAIFLARLCKKVYVIHRRDEFRAAKTYISKLLSMENVEVIWDSVVEEINGGEVVEKIQVKNLKSGDKKELAVDGIFIAVGYNPSSEVYKDVLELAPGGYIKADESGITNVPGVFAAGDIRTKELRQIITAASDGANAVTGVEKYLNSL